CgttcctagtgcatgaactggctctttggagcccattccatatggagagataccttgctcagtctagatacatgggggagggccttggttctacctcaagtgatgtgacagattttgttgactccccatgggaggcctcaccctctctaaggggtggggtggggagaaggtggagggagcgagaggatgggagggagaggaatccgggatttgtatgtaaaataagattgttttaaaaataaaaaaagaaagaaaagagtagcAAACCAATGCCATATCAGCTCCCATTTCTCCTACTGCATATGTTCAACTCAGGATTTCTACCCAGCATGCTGTAGAGGATTGTTTAGAATGTTTCTTGTGTTTGGACCAAAAGCAATTTCATTATCACTCTACTCAAAGCATCCTTGAGTTCtctgttcctcatgctgtagaTCAAGGGGTTCAGCACAGGGGTGATGAATGTGTAAACCACAGATACTACCTGGCCCCGCTCAGGAGAGTAACTGGAGCTGGGACACAAGTAGATGAGGCTTCCACATCCGTACTGCAGGAGGACCACAGTCAGGTGGGAGGAACAGGTAGAGAAGGCTTTGCGCCTCCCCTCGGCAGAACGGATCTTCAGGATGGCATCTACAATGAAGACATAGGACAGAGTGATGAGGAGGAAAGGGATGGTCAGGACGATGACACTGACCACAAACAGGATGGCCTCGTGGACATGGGTGTCTGCACAGGCCAGTCTCATGACAGGGAGGACATCACAGTAGAACAGGCTGATTTCCTTACTGCTGCAGAAAGGCAGCCGGAAGATGAGCACGGTCAACTGCATGGCCAAGATGAACCCCAGCAACAGGgaccccagggccagctggacacACAGGTGCCAGCTCATGATGAGGGTGTAGCGCAGAGGGTGACAGATGGCCACAAACCGGTCATAGGCCATGACAGCCAGCAGGATGCAGTCAGCACTGcccaggaagatgaagaagaacatCTGGGCACCACAGCCTGCCAGGGAGACCACAGTTCTCTCTGCAGACAGGACGCTGGCCAGAGTTAGCGGAGCTATGGTAGAAGAATAGAAGATCTCCAGGCTAGCCAGGTTTGCCAGGAAGAAGTACATAGGGGTGTGGAGACACCGATTGGTCCAGGTGGTGAGGACGATGGACATGTTTCCTCCGATGCTGACCAGGTACATCATGAGGAAGACCACAAAGATCAGCATCTGCACCTCGGGGAGTCTGGAGAAGGGGCGGAAGTGGAAGAGGACCATCCCAGTCtgatttccttcttccatgtatTTAGTGCATTGGGACTGCTACTGGCACACGTGACGCCCCTGACGATAGGCAGAATGCTCCTGGAAGATACTTGTCATTATTCTCACAGGCTCTGAGCACAGTATTTTCTACTTACTCTTATGGCCATCACATTTTCCCATAAGCCTaggttttgctctttcttttcttctgcacaGATAGTTCTCTCAGTCCCTCTTATTTTGTTTGGGATCCTGGCTCACAAGCTATTTGCTCAGCTTCCAATATCTAGTGCTGTTGTCCATTCTATGACAACCTTACTTCCCATAACATAAATTAATCGTGTCAATGTTATGTCATACTTCAGAGCCTCTTGCTATACATGATAgcctatgcctgtaatcccagcattttggaagcagaaacaagaggatcaggaCTTTCAGCCCACCTTCAGCTAagtgtgagtttaaggccagcctgagctaaatgaaactctgcttcaaaaacaaTTAACAACAGTCCCCTTTCCATAACAaccgtctcccatttcctttattcgtttgtttgtttgtttgtttgtttgtttgtttgttttggtgtaaattttgatttttggagacaggttttttttttctatgaggccgtaattgacctcaaactcactctatagaccaggctgcctttgaactcagagattcacctgcctctgcctcctgagtgctgggattaaatacctACACAACCACCACCAGGCCCATTTCCTATTCTTTATCTCAAGTAGTCTATTATATTggatttctctgcttcttgagacCATCTTACTGAAGGTCATCAAGGACTTCCCAATTCCTGAACCAAACAGGTAGTTTTGACATCTCTGTTACATCCAAATCTGTTGGAAATTCCTTATTCCTGGTTGCAATGAAACTGGTCCATTCTCCTACCTCTCTGGACATGATTCAGGCAAAGCATTTTTTGGCCTCTCACCAGCTGCCCTCAGATCCATGCTCTAACTAACTTCACGTACCCTATAGGAGTCTCTAAGGACGACATCAGATGGATCTCTCACACTCTGGCTTCTTACTGTATTGGATCAAAGAGAGGAATGGGCTGAAGAataaaagagagacagaacatCCATCCCTCACACAGGATGCCACATTCTCCTCTGTCTGGCCTGCTGCTGTCTAATAGCAAAGTCTAACTCCTAATCGAGAGTGAGCCTGGCCATTCCTGGAGTTCTGATCTCCTGAACAACCACCTCCCTCTCTATTGAACAGCATAGCAAATGGAAAAGTaatgaaacacatttttcttaaacaGGAGTCTCATGAGGGAaggaattggttttttttttctgaccctgCTGACACGGATTAGCACACAAAGCCACAGACAGATGTTATCATGTTATGCCCACATATTGCTTGCAACATGTTTGTAGTAGGTGTTGTTTTCAACGGTAAGTGCACTTAAGTCAAGTCACCTCATCTTACATGGACATTGTTCTGAATTAGGGCCATGAATGAGTCACAAAGGAAAAATGGGGAACACCATACAGAACATGGTACAAGATTCGAGCTATTCATCGTAGCTTGTAAAAGTTGATTGCACTGGGAGCCCAAAGCATAGCTAAGGTTAAGtacattggcttttttttttcaaggtcagATAATTCTAAACAGGTTACTCACATAGTGTAAGCAGAAAGAGCACTTAGGTCGAAATGATCTCGAAGCATAGTGCATTGTTAGCTCGATTGCAGTTTTGATGAAGCCTGATTAAGAGGCATTTCTCCGTAAAGTGGCTCTCACATCACTCcttcttccttgctcatcttttctcATGTACTGActccaggctgtggtggtgcatatccttaatcatagcacttggaaagcagaggcaggaaaatagcTGTGAgttctaaggccagcctggtctacagaacaagttccaggacagccagattaTATGGCGATCCTGTCAccaaaaaagaggagaaaggaagaagtagaGGAAATAAGGGGAGGGAGGATAAGAACAAGGAGGATGAGAAAGACATATACTACCCATGTAGCTGAGTCTGATCTTGAACTCAAGATTCTTAATTGTCTATTGGTTGCTGAGATTACATGTATGTACCACACTTCTGGAGTTAGAGCATATTTCTATGAATGGACATACATATGGCATCCTGCTTAACCATGATTGCTATACAATTTGTCGTTTCCCTTTTTGGTTAGCTGCTATGATGCTCAAAATAATCTCTGTACTCAATTGTTGAACATTCCTTAGCCCAGTAATTCTCAACCTATGGATCTCAATCTCTTGCGGGTCAAATgacctttcacaagggtcacctgagatcattggaaaacacagatatttacatcacaattcataatagtagcaaaattacagttatgaagtatcaaggAAAAAattttcatggttgggggtcaccacaacatgaggaactatattaaagagtctcagcattaggaaagttaagGACCACTGCATTAGCCCAAAATTATCATTAAAtggttatttcagttttttttttacttttatcatatacagtttatttttgaggatttatttcaaatactctatttttaaaacacttgaattataataaattaagaaataaattttactgtTTCTAGTTGGGGGCATCTGAGAATGCTATTTCTCTTTAATACTTTGTGCTTGCTCCTATAATGGCTGCTACCCAACAAAGCTCAGAAACATAGCTGGTCATTATTATTCCTGTCAACATTCCACAAATAgaacttcataaaaataaaaaacttaccCTTGTGGTATTTGTCTCCATCAAAGACATTGatgagtgaaaaaaaatctccccATATTAGTGACAAATCTGGAGACTCCTCGTTAGCTAGAGGAGGTTAAACTCTCCAACTTATCTGTGATTCAACACCAGAAAGCCCCTCTAGGAGATGCCAAGGTCAGGAGCATTCATTGGCCCAGTCCCAGGGTCTAGAACACAAAGCAGCTCAGACagtcttctctgtctccttcctttcttctgcgTAGGGGACCTGGCACCACATTCTCAACCCAAGGCTGACTCAACCCCAAGCTGTGGTCCTCCTAATGGTTGCACACACAGAGCTCAACCTCTGAGAGTCCCCCTTCCTCTGAAGACAGCACACATTTCTGTATGCCAGCTCTTCCCACTGCCCCTTCACCGGGGAAGAACACGGGACCTAGGGATTTGTGGAGTTGAACTCCAGGTTGCTTCTCTGCTCTCACTCTTCATCTCATTTCTGGAGAATTCCCTGCCCATGTTGATTCCACTGAGCCCCAGGAGGCTGACTTGGCGTTCAACTGGACCAGCCCCAGTAGGTCTTTAAACACAAATAGGAATTGTTTGGGGATACGATCTTATAAACTGCTTTAATTGCTACTAGATTTGGCTATATCTTCATCACAGACTTGTTTTCATTCTGCCTGTGTAACAGAAATGGGCAAGATGGTCATAGCTTCCCTGAATTATACGGAAGGCAGGATTTGGTGCGCCTCCACATACTCCCTCTAGTTCTCTATTGATTTCCACACATCCCTATCATTTTATGTTTGCTGAATTAAATATGTGTACTAAGAAAACATCCATTGTTAAAATCTtcactaagaaaaaaattcattcattccCTGGCAGGTAATAGCACCCTTCATTCATCATCTGGCCTATCTTCTAGAATCAGACTCTAAGAAATTCAGAAGTGACAATGACCAATGCATTATTTTCACCCAGAGTACTCTTCAAATTCTCCCTTGATTCACTGAGTGGTTCTAGATCACCCCACCATTACAACTTTCTTTTCCCTATAAGAATGTACATGACATCATGTAATAATATTAATGATGACCTGGACTTTGCTCCTAGCTGCATACCACCTGGAAGTTTCAGTGACCACTATGTAATGGGCAAAATGGAGATTGACCTAGCTCTCCTAGAAGACTATGAAGAGTCTCAAATATGATGGTTGAAAacttcttgtaaaaaaaaaaaaaaagaatgtcaagcCACAGTGAACATAGTGTACAAGTTTAGAACCTCATCTCATAGGGGTTAGCCTGTATTTCTGCCAATCCTTAAAACCTTGaccaagggctagagagatggctcagaggttaagagcgctggctgctcttccagaagttctgagttcaattcctagcaaccaagttgtggctcacaaccatttgtaatgagatctggtgccctcttccggtgtgcaggcatacagacagacagaacactgtttacatagtaaataaataaatcttttaaaaaaagaccttgaTCAAAACCCACATTTCATGTCTTTAGGAAGCATAAGTCTAGTACCTGCTGTGTGGTCCAAAGATCAGTTTCCTTGTTAAGAACAGGCAGAGACTAGCAAGCACTGAAGGCCCATGGGATAGCTCTAGGTAAATGCCTATGACCTGACTTTGATGtccaaaatctacaaaaatataaatatagtggTTTTCATCCTCAATCCCAGCCCTTTTACCAGGGAatgggggaagaggcaggaaaatcacccCAGAAGCATCGTGGAGTGTGCAGAGCAATAGAAGCAAAAAAGACTCTGACTTGACAAGGTGAAAAAAGATATcgacttccaaaagttgtcctctgacttccacatacacatcATGG
This genomic stretch from Microtus ochrogaster isolate Prairie Vole_2 unplaced genomic scaffold, MicOch1.0 UNK56, whole genome shotgun sequence harbors:
- the LOC101990215 gene encoding olfactory receptor 10V1-like, translated to MEEGNQTGMVLFHFRPFSRLPEVQMLIFVVFLMMYLVSIGGNMSIVLTTWTNRCLHTPMYFFLANLASLEIFYSSTIAPLTLASVLSAERTVVSLAGCGAQMFFFIFLGSADCILLAVMAYDRFVAICHPLRYTLIMSWHLCVQLALGSLLLGFILAMQLTVLIFRLPFCSSKEISLFYCDVLPVMRLACADTHVHEAILFVVSVIVLTIPFLLITLSYVFIVDAILKIRSAEGRRKAFSTCSSHLTVVLLQYGCGSLIYLCPSSSYSPERGQVVSVVYTFITPVLNPLIYSMRNRELKDALSRVIMKLLLVQTQETF